From a single bacterium genomic region:
- a CDS encoding PaaI family thioesterase, with protein MSDLLERSDHCFVCGEKNPIGLKAKVEGTGPERFIKIKLDANYEGYDGIIHGGILVTLMDEVMAYSVSDGTNWGVTASIEVKFRKKVESGKYIIVYGKLLEKSGSWAKAEARITYEGESTILAEARGLFKLITIR; from the coding sequence ATGAGTGATTTATTAGAAAGAAGCGATCATTGTTTCGTCTGCGGTGAAAAAAATCCCATTGGTCTAAAGGCAAAGGTTGAAGGAACAGGGCCTGAAAGATTCATAAAAATAAAACTCGATGCCAATTACGAAGGGTACGATGGCATCATCCATGGAGGGATTCTTGTAACTTTGATGGATGAAGTTATGGCTTATTCTGTCTCCGATGGAACAAATTGGGGAGTCACTGCTTCCATAGAGGTAAAATTCAGAAAAAAGGTTGAATCAGGAAAATATATAATTGTTTATGGAAAATTACTTGAGAAATCAGGAAGTTGGGCAAAAGCAGAAGCAAGAATCACATATGAAGGTGAAAGCACAATCCTCGCCGAAGCAAGAGGGCTTTTTAAGCTTATTACCATAAGGTAA